GTTGTGGAGAAGGCTTGCTCTGTACACAAACAAAGTTCAAAGAGGATGCATTAAGCAACTTTAATAACAAGCAGAGACTGGGAAGCAAAAGGCAGATATTTAAAGAGCATGAAAATACTTAAAAGATGCTATAATTTACGAAGCCAGAAGACAAGTGTTCCTGGTATAAACTACTCGTATTATCAGATGATTATAAATACTTAATAAGATATTATTTTCAAGTAAAATCAGGTCGGCACTTGAGAGTAAACGCAAAGACTAGCACGACCTACCAAAGTTGGAAGAATATGCTTCATCTCTTGGCTCACATGTGAACAATACTTGCATATAAGTCCAATTTGTTCATCAAGAACAAGATGGTGGATGCCTTGACTACAAAGAGTAGCCGAATCAGTTTGTGTTGTACAGTGATCGTGATCACCATTTTCAACCTCCTGCATATGGTCAAAAGAGAGATCAATATCTTAATTATATATCAGTTGAACTGAAATTTTCAGCTGTATTAAACATTATAAGAGTAAGCCTAGAAAAGATATATTTTTAATTCAGGAACAGAAATTCAAGCCTCACAGACATGAAAGTATACTACTTATTTCTCCTTAGATTTTGCTAATTGTTTTAGCTTCTCGTAAAGATTGGATAGTTAAACAAAGATCATCAATTTAAGAAAGTAAATTTAAGTTGCCTGATGGATGAGAAAATGAAAGTTGCTTGTATTCTCCACTAAGATGTGTGCTTAAAGAAAAATATGAATAAGATGTTACTTCTGTTCTCATTAAACATATCACGGATACTACTTATATTTCCTATCAAAGCTGGAGACATTCCGGTAGCTATATACACTTGTGTTTTTAGATTTCTCATCGTAACTGTTAATTAAGTTGTGTAAATTGCAATTTTAGGCTTGGCTGGAGCCAATAAATATACCTTCACAAAGCTATGCTATCAGGGGCATATATGTGGGGAACTTAGCAGCTTTTGCTATCTAATTTTCATGCACAGAAAATGAATACACAATTCTAGTCTAGGGGAATAAATATGCAGTTATAGAGAGCAGGGAACAAAACAAAAAAATGGTTAAAGGTCCTAATATTAAGAGCAATTGTGCTTCAATAATATTCTTTTGAACAAGGTGAAAAATGCAAGCCTGCATTTTATGAGAAGGGGATAGTGGATGAGGCCAGGCAAATGTTCAACCCAAATGCTGATTGTTCAACGGATACAAGAAGAGCTAGTGGGGTGCCTGTGTTTGATTAGTGATTACTACCTTCGACTCAAGGCACATGTGAATGAAGAAGCTCGAGCAAAGCTGCTGCAAGACACTTGTCTAGCAAGCCGAGATTTTACAGTGGAAGAATGACAAGGGATGGAAAATTCACAAGCTTAATGCAACTGACACTTTCTTAAAGTACGGAAGGAGTCCAATAAGGCTTAAAAGGAGCTAGTGCTAAAACCTAGCAAGGCAATAATTAGTCGATTTCCTAAGAGTTCTGGCCCTAAGATACACAACACTGATAGCCATGGCCACTTCAACTCGGTAAACAAGACCTATGTGTTCAGTATGCAGAAATGACAGAAAGTTTTGCTAGTAAACAAGTTAACACTAGTTCAGAACATATACATTAAATCATATACTAGTAAAATATTGTTATCTTCAATTGTGAATTGTGTATGTTACTCGAGTGAATACATACCAGTGGCGTGGAACCAATCTCGTCAAAAGCAAGGCACATGTTCATCTCTTTGAAGAGCTCATCAACATGTTTATCAAACTCTGATTTTTCCACCGGCTTCTCATCCTCGTCTTTAAACCAGAACTTGTATTTCGGTTTTTctttttcaaactttttccaaGTCTCTCCCTTGCCATGTAGAGAATCAGCAAGAATCCGGAGACGGTCCAGATTTTCATCTGCCTTTCTCTTCTTGGCCAGCTGCTTCCTTCTTTCTCGACTATCTATTTCAACAAAATTTCCACGTATTTCATCATCATCAGAAGAAGAAAGCATTTCCACAACCTCCCTGACTTCTGgcttttttttaattttcttggTGTGTCCAACCTCAACCATCCTCTCCTTCCCCTTGCATTTCACATCATTCCTCTCCCAAATTCTAGATTTCACATCAAAATCTTGCACCTCTCTTCTTTTCTTTAATTCACTCTTAACAATCGTCTCCTCGTTCTTCCTTCCAACAACATCATTCCCTTCCCAAATTCTCGATTTCACCTCAAAATCTCGCACCTCTGGTCTTTTCTTTAATTCACTCTTAACAAGCCTCTCCTCGTTCTTCCTTCCAGCAACATCATTCCCTTCCCAAATTCTAGGTTTCACCTCAAAGTCTCGCACCTCTGATCTTTTCATTAATCCACTCTTAACAATCCTCTCCTCGTTCTTCCTTCCAACATCATTCCCTTCCCAAATTCTAGATTTCACCTCAAAATCTCGCACCTCTGGTCTTTTCTTCAATCCACTCTTGACAATCCTCTCCTCCTTCCTTCCAACAACATCATCCCTTTCCCAAATTCTAGGTTTCACCTCAAAATCTCGCACCTCTGGTCTTTTCTTCAATCCACTCTTGACAATCCTCTCCTCCTCCTTCCTTCCAACAACATCATTCCTTTCCCAAATTCTAGATTTCACCTCAAAATCTCGCATCTCTGTTCTTTTCTTCAATCCACTCTTAACAATCCTCTCCTCCTTCCTTCCAACAACATCATCCCTTTCCCAAATTCTAGGTTTCACCTCAAAATCTCGCACCCCTGTTATTTTCTTTAATCCACGCTTAACAGTCCTCTCCTTATTACTCCTTCCCACACTTCTTGCATTCTTGCGAATCAAATTATCCTCATCAGTGTCATCATCATCGACAAAATCGCAGCTCCTATTACCAATCTTGTTTCTCTTTTCTCCACCCTCAACTCTCCTCTCCTTCCCCTTACCTCTAATTTCACTCTTTTCCCTAAACAATGTACACTCCACCACATCATCCGAAGAAACATCTTGGATTTCATCCTTGGACTCATCACTCGAGCTCGATTCATCCAAACCCTCATCATCGTGATCAGATTTCGAACTCTCACTGTAAGTTTCATCAGATTCCTCACAATAAAAATTCTCGGCTTCACTAGACGAGGAATCCGAAAACTCTGCATCATCTTGCTTGGCATCATCAACAACAACATCATCAGCAACCACTCTCTCTTCTTCACTTTCTGCCCCCTTGTCAATAACAGACACCACCATAACATCAGAATCAACCTCCTCTTCACTCAAATACTCATCCTCTGCACCAGAATCATCACTATCACTACTACTATCCAACATCAGAACCACATCACTTGCATGGCATGTTTTTTCAATCTTTTTATCACTCTTACTCTTCCCCTCAGATTTTCTTGATTTTGAACTCTCAACTTTCTTAACCTCACTAAACTCTTCACCATCATCCTCCCAATCAACTTTTACACACTTAACCTCCGACACACCACCATCCTCTGGTACAGAAGCTCCGGCGCCGGATCTTTTAACTCTCTTGCCTGAGTTGCCTCTCTGCTCTAAACAACGCTGATAAAGCATCCTATCTACCCCCGACCGAGTTCTCTTAGCTATAGGTAGCTTATTCATATTTAACAGAGAGAGATCttaacagagagagagagagggagggagagagagagatgttaacagagagggggagagagagataGTATAAATTAGGGAGAGGAGATGAAAAGTGCATGCAGAGATGCAGGCCTAAAAATAacaataaattattttttttgaacaAATTTATTATTTGCTATATTTCTATTGTTTATAATTTACATCTATATTTTGAATGTGATAACATTACAATAATTTAGAGGTTTATGAGTAAGAAAATTATAAAGCATGCTAGAAAAGGGAATTAGTGGGCTGGTTACTACCTGCGACCAATGGATATAAGCGTTGCATGGGGGTGTGTATCTATCATTCACCTATGTATAGGGTTGTGTACATATGTAGTACCTTACGTGTTTGTATTTGCAAGATTTTATTCTTTTTACAACATCAAGCATTGCAAGTTGGAACTAGGAAGCTAACTGTGTGGACACTTGTAATATTTTGATTGGATAATTTGTTACATGTACATGTACTCCTCAAATTTCAATCCTATTGATGATGGCCCATAAAATGATTTCAGGTGGAAGCCATTCAATTTCAGTCACTATTAAATTTTCACAACTTATATGTAAATTTTATGGCCAATGGGCATATGTATGGAGTATATAATACCATTTTCACATTCTTGATTTTGCACAAGTCTATTTGTCAAAATCTATTGAATAGGGAGGTGTACTAATGACATGACTTGAACAATTGAGATATGGGCTCTAAAGCCATTACTCTATGCCTCTATGGTAGTTGTTGTTCAGAATGTGTGTGttaaaaaaagaagagaaattgAGCAATTCATGGAGAAATGTTTGTGCAAATTACCTAAAGTAAAGAGGTTTGGAGAAAGTGTTTGTGCAACAAGTTGATATGGAGTAAAGATGGAAGTTGCTTCATCATGCAAAATGTTGGGAAGCTGTAGAGTCTCTTGTTTCCTCATCGCGGCTCCAAAATTTCATTCTTTGAATAATACATTTAATCTAGTAGCTAGGCTGGCAAATTCCAACTCCGGGTCCGGGGTTGGTTTCCATTGGTAAATGCAATAGCTTGGAATGATACTCCCTCTATTTTTTAAGATATATAATATATGACAGTTTGATTTTtttatacacatatattattatttttaagaaaTTATTTTTTTGTATGAGATCAAAATTTTTAtacataaaattaatttttcgaaaaaaattattttaactatatggTTAAACCTTCTAAATATTTATGCGAGAAAATTATACGtcatatattaaaaaatagaGAGAGTATATGTTAAATTTAGGGGTCATAAAATATTGTTAAAAAAAAGATAACTGAAAAAAGATAAACTAAACCAAAATACACTGTATCGAAAAAAATCGAATTGCAAAATTGAAATTAGTGGTTGGTTGTTATAAAAATCGAATTACAATGGTTGTTGCATGCCAGTGACACCAAATGTAAATCATGCAGTTAAAACtctttaaaataataaaattgagatcataaaaaatataatatttaggAATTTATTACTTAATAAGAAGTAAAATCCAGTGCATATATTATGTTGGGACGGAAAAATATATTAtcttaataattttattatttagtttattattATTTCAACATTATGTTATGTTTGGCAAGGAGAGAGGGGGttaatttaaaattgtaattcttttAAGAAGGTGAACTGATGAAGCTTATCTGAAGTAGGATGCTAACCAAGGATTTGAAGTTGCGAAATGTAATCACAAAGTTGATACTACTACTATTAAATGGATAATGTAGTCATTCTGGAAGTACATATAAATTGAGGAGGAAGCAGGAAGAGGATGCATATAATAAATTCATTTGAATAGTAGTAGTATTTACAAGTTAGAACTAGGTTTTCCTGATTTAATCATTCAACTCATTCATTGTAGCCTGTTGTTTCTAGATGCAATCTGTATCATTTCCATTATTTATGAACACAAGTAGCACAGCACGGCAGCAGCAGCttgtcatatatgataaatatagCCTGATAATTAATTCATCAGCCTCCTCCTACCACCTTGCAGCTTGCTGGATAAACAAGTATGAACCAATTATAGAAATGCAGGTGACTTTCGATACTCTTTTCACAAACACATCTTTGTCAAAATGCCTGTGCAAAGACATCAAACTACGTTAGGTTAACCTCATAAATTTCGATATTAATGATAAAGCTCCTTTTATAGCCACTTCACCAACATCTAAATTCAAAACCCAACCAAACAAACTAACTGGAACTTATGTATGTTTCGAACCAAACTTCCCCAGGCTAACGCACTTTTTTATGCTTCATGCACCTTCCTCGTTGATCCAAGGTCTTTCGTACCAAAACAGAAAATGGTGCAGGACAGAAATGTTACATTTCATGTGAATTTTGCAAAAGTACAGCTTGTATGAAATGTTCTAAGTATTAAAAAAAATAGGACAAAATCGACCGACGAAAATGGACGGTTTTAAATCAAACCAGTCGGTTCAAAATATAAAACCGACGAACGCAGGTGGTTGGTTTAAGACCGGTCGGTTTTGAATTGTGGTCGGGTTAAACCATTAAAACCAACCAGCAAAATAGTCGATTATGTTTCTTTGCTCAAGCCAAATAAGGGGAGTCCAATTTATACACGTGTGCACACGTGATGCCATGTCATCAGATTAAAACCGACCCCCGACGATCGGTTATGTCTATGATTCTGGCAATTGACTGAAACTCAAAACCGACTGTGGTCAAAAGGTGCACAATAGTCCATTTAAAATCAGAAGCCAACTAAAGGACACATAACTGACCACCCTCTTAAGGAGATGGTCGATTTTATGAAGAGTATGGTCGGTTATGTATTCTGCCGGTCGGTTTTTTTGAGAATTGTTATAGTAAAAAACGGTCGATTATGGATATTTTCGGTCGGTTTTGAGGCTAAATTTTCAAAAACAAATTGCAGGTTTTCTGCAGTGCCATTCCAAACCATTCCAATTCAATAGAACCACTCTAATTCAATCAAACAACAACACCAATCAATAAAATTCATAAACTACTCTAAATCATTCGCAAACACTACTAAAATATCATAATTAAACCATAATATATCCgatgaaataaaatataagttctcTTTTCCAATAATAACATCAAATCTACTTTTCGCATAATTGTCTTTTACAGTTCGTCTCTCAGCGGACGGCCCGAAAATCTTTCCGACTACATTATTAGTAGCATACCATAACTCAAGTCTTATATTGACTCATCAAActgaaataatatatttttaaatattcctTCACCAATTCACATAAGTtacacataaatcacataatttatattttattcgcGTAATATAATTCGCGAAAATCCTAGTCGTTACAGTATATCAAGgacaaatcaagttaattttgtcAAAACTCACGAGAAAAATTGAGTAAGAAATCTTACTGGACCTAGAAGACTGCAATGTTGTATAGTAAAATTGTATCTTGGTGTTACAGTCAGTCACTATACAGAGTTCGGATCGCCTGTTAAAATCATACTGACTGCAATACCCACATGGTCAATTAGGAGGATTTTGATCTTGAGACTGAAGTTTTTGAAAAATTTTATAGAAAAGGTATTCTAGAAGCAGTTGTTAACAACAATTTGAATGCTCTACTTGTCACTATTAATCCATCAAAGAAGAGGTCCCATACTCTTTTCATTGCAGGACAAGAGAAGGGAAATAATCGGATTAAGGAGGATGATCAAAATATGAAATTGATGGTAGTGGAATAGGCATTGATTGAGTTTGTCATTTATGGCTGCCTGTTGTAGTATTATAAATGGTGGCTTTGTTCTTAGGGTGTGAAACTAAATTCCCCGAATTGCAGTTTGCTAGGTTTGGTTCTTTTGGGATTTTTTAGTTTCTTCGTGATTGGTATCCTACGTATTAGGGGTGTCaaataaataattcgaatatgGATTTGTCCATATCCGTATCCGAAAACAAAAAACCGTATCTGAATTCGAATTCGTATCCCAAAATTTTAGGAAAAAATTATTCGTATCCATATCCACCAGATATTATCCATACGAATAATATCCGGATCCATTTTTCCAAATATAA
This sequence is a window from Apium graveolens cultivar Ventura chromosome 9, ASM990537v1, whole genome shotgun sequence. Protein-coding genes within it:
- the LOC141687261 gene encoding SNF2 domain-containing protein CLASSY 3-like encodes the protein MNKLPIAKRTRSGVDRMLYQRCLEQRGNSGKRVKRSGAGASVPEDGGVSEVKCVKVDWEDDGEEFSEVKKVESSKSRKSEGKSKSDKKIEKTCHASDVVLMLDSSSDSDDSGAEDEYLSEEEVDSDVMVVSVIDKGAESEEERVVADDVVVDDAKQDDAEFSDSSSSEAENFYCEESDETYSESSKSDHDDEGLDESSSSDESKDEIQDVSSDDVVECTLFREKSEIRGKGKERRVEGGEKRNKIGNRSCDFVDDDDTDEDNLIRKNARSVGRSNKERTVKRGLKKITGVRDFEVKPRIWERDDVVGRKEERIVKSGLKKRTEMRDFEVKSRIWERNDVVGRKEEERIVKSGLKKRPEVRDFEVKPRIWERDDVVGRKEERIVKSGLKKRPEVRDFEVKSRIWEGNDVGRKNEERIVKSGLMKRSEVRDFEVKPRIWEGNDVAGRKNEERLVKSELKKRPEVRDFEVKSRIWEGNDVVGRKNEETIVKSELKKRREVQDFDVKSRIWERNDVKCKGKERMVEVGHTKKIKKKPEVREVVEMLSSSDDDEIRGNFVEIDSRERRKQLAKKRKADENLDRLRILADSLHGKGETWKKFEKEKPKYKFWFKDEDEKPVEKSEFDKHVDELFKEMNMCLAFDEIGSTPLEVENGDHDHCTTQTDSATLCSQGIHHLVLDEQIGLICKYCSHVSQEMKHILPTLSKPSPQPRRRGYFVQSGCRIYSDNFRYTDAEIPDSENYDTTGTVWDLVPGVKRSMYEHQREGFEFIWKNLAGGINIEELEKSLSSSGSGCIISHAPGTGKTRLTIIFLQSFMKLYPDARSVIIAPKSMLLTWEEEFKKWNIGIPLHNLNNLEFSGQENPAALSVSTGRDSRNNDTQTRLVKLLSWKMDKSILGITYALFDKLVRDATKNADCSPIVEQMGKALLKLPSLLVLDEGHTPRNNQSSIYNSLLDVETQRRIILSGTPFQNNFDELYNTLRLVNPKFDGGMKKNLKNISKELKSKWSGQRLTELKGMISPFVHVHKGKILQQSCPGLKDALIRLQQTDLQQELIGIMSRKDLKAGYLELSYVVSLVSVHPSLLPKRYFEEPLFLAYRDKLEKLETDPYSGSKTKFVVELCRLSEALNEKVLIYSQYIDPLIFLKRQLQTYFGWTEGTEVLYMDGNFEAKQRQSLISSLNDPRSKSRVLLASIKACSEGIHLVGASRVVLLDVVWNPSVERQAISRAYRIGQKKIVYTYHLIGEEMDSKKFKVQTAKDRLSEIVFSSTDGDSCKENVQNVVCEDEILQKMLQHNDKLGGMFEQIILQPKESNLIDTFDLVAEELN